One part of the Rutidosis leptorrhynchoides isolate AG116_Rl617_1_P2 chromosome 1, CSIRO_AGI_Rlap_v1, whole genome shotgun sequence genome encodes these proteins:
- the LOC139846110 gene encoding uncharacterized protein, whose protein sequence is MARKRTMFDFFKPSDDHQSQQEVDNVREDDAKKTQSHVGDDYIMDESPRNDSEKNDASNSGELNLDSLVRDPGLRPSFMDYPTNQQEEIRRAYIKHGPFQLRKSKYPQSSSGSSSGNRSFQEAWFRKFWWLEYSEKTDATYCFPCYLFNKKPIGRAGSEKFIKQGFNNWKKVNRGQDCPFVKHEGKTSASAHNYSVRCYEGLKNQLGHIEHVIEKQTTQEIIDNRLRVRTSVELIKWLTMQACALRGHDERPDSKNRGNFLELLKLIASYNKEVEKVVLHNAPQNAMYTSPDVQKEILQIFATNVQQSIRDEIGKSKFCLIVDECRDESKKEQMAIVVRFVDREGYVKERFLDLVHVKDTSALTLKNEILSSLSFHNLDVQDIRGQGYDGATLVAASKDVVEVHKFFKNLNFIVNVIDSSSKRHDQLQDAQISEIAHLVEIGELESVLREIAINGSTPSQRGDASFALTELLSFDFVIVLHLMKKMMKTTDKLCQSLQRKSQDIVNALSLVSTTKLLIQNLRDQGWQTLMERVVIFCGSNSIQVPEMTHTYKDIVRSRSKKDNVTVEHHYRVDVFIAAIDSQLQELNSRFNESVTELLRLSVALDPKQPFNKSDICKLAKTFYPLDFTEQEMIHIKHELQHYELDVPNHPELKNVQTAAELCRGLRETEKSEIYPLLDRLIRLILTLPVSTATSERAFSSMKIVKTRLRCSMSDDFLKNCLLLYIERDIVETLSIDEIIDDFATKKRRRVRLQMSKVTQ, encoded by the exons ATGGCTCGAAAAAGAACAATGTTTGATTTCTTTAAACCAAGTGATGATCACCAATCACAACAAGAAGTAGATAATGTTAGGGAAGATGATGCTAAAAAAACACAATCACATGTTGGTGATGATTATATTATGGATGAATCCCCTAGAAATGACAGTGAGAAAAATGATGCTTCAAATTCAGGGGAGTTAAATTTAGATTCATTAGTTCGAGATCCTGGCTTACGACCTTCATTCATGGATTATCCAACTAACCAACAAGAAGAGATCAGAAGAGCATATATTAAACATGGACCTTTTCAACTTCGTAAGTCAAAGTATCCTCAAAGTTCGAGTGGTTCAAGTAGTGGTAATCGAAGCTTTCAAGAAGCTTGGTTTCGTAAATTTTGGTGGCTAGAATATTCTGAGAAAACCGATGCTACATATTGTTTTCCATGTTATCTATTTAATAAGAAGCCTATTGGACGAGCCGGTTCTGAAAAATTCATCAAGCAAGGATTCAACAATTGGAAAAAAGTAAATCGTGGTCAAGATTGTCCTTTCGTCAAACATGAAGGTAAAACTTCAGCTTCAGCTCATAATTATTCTGTGAGATGTTATGAAGGTTTAAAAAATCAATTAGGTCATATAGAGCATGTGATTGAGAAACAAACAACTCAAGAGATCATTGACAATAGGCTTCGTGTTAGAACTTCTGTTGAGTTGATTAAATGGCTCACAATGCAAGCTTGTGCTCTTAGAGGTCATGATGAACGTCCCGATTCAAAAAATCGAGGAAACTTTCTTGAATTGTTAAAGCTAATTGCTTCTTATAATAAAGAGGTTGAAAAAGTTGTGCTGCATAATGCTCCTCAAAATGCTATGTATACTTCTCCAGATGTGCAAAAAGAAATTTTGCaaatatttgctacaaatgtgcaACAGTCGATTCGTGATGAAATTGGGAAATCCAAATTTTGTTTGATAGTTGATGAGTGTCGAGATGAATCTAAAAAAGAGCAAATGGCAATTGTTGTGAGATTTGTGGATCGAGAGGGGTACGTTAAAGAGAGATTTTTAGACTTGGTCCATGTAAAAGATACAAGTGCTTTAACTTTGAAAAATGAAATATTGTCTTCTTTATCTTTTCATAACCTTGATGTTCAAGATATTCGAGGTCAAGGCTATGATGGTGCTA CTTTAGTTGCAGCATCTAAAGATGTGGTTGAGGTGCATAAATTTTTCAAGAATCTTAACTTTATTGTTAATGTCATTGATTCTTCTTCTAAGCGTCACGATCAGTTACAAGATGCACAGATTAGTGAAATTGCACATCTGGTAGAAATTGGAGAGCTTGAGAGTG TTCTACGTGAAATTGCTATTAACGGGTCTACTCCTTCTCAAAGAGGTGATGCTTCTTTTGCTCTTACCGAATTATTGTCATTTGATTTTGTTATTGTTTTGcatttgatgaagaagatgatgaaaacaaCCGATAAGCTTTGTCAATCTTTACAACGTAAATCTCAAGATATAGTTAACGCTTTGAGTTTGGTTTCCACAACAAAATTGTTGATTCAAAATCTAAGGGATCAAGGATGGCAGACACTTATGGAAAGAGTTGTTATTTTTTGTGGATCTAATAGCATTCAAGTTCCAGAAATGACACATACTTATAAAGATATTGTTCGATCTCGTTCAAAAAAAGACAATGTGACCGTTGAACATCATTATCGAGTTGATGTGTTCATTGCTGCTATTGATAGTCAGTTACAAGAGTTGAATTCTAGATTCAATGAGTCTGTGACAGAACTTCTTCGACTCAGTGTTGCTTTAGACCCAAAACAACCCTTCAATAAAAGTGACATATGTAAGTTAGCAAAAACGTTCTATCCTTTAGACTTTACAGAGCAAGAGATGATCCACATAAAACACGAGTTGCAACATTATGAGCTAGATGTGCCTAATCATCCAGAGTTAAAAAATGTTCAAACTGCTGCTGAGTTATGTAGAGGCCTACGAGAAACTGAGAAGTCAGAAATATATCCTTTGCTTGATAGATTGATTCGTCTTATATTAACTCTTCCAGTTTCAACAGCCACAAGTGAAAGAGCTTTCTCATCAATGAAAATTGTTAAAACAAGGCTTCGTTGCAGCATGAGTGACGATTTTCTTAAAAATTGCTTGCTTCTTTACATTGAGAGAGACATTGTTGAAACACTTTCAATAGATGAGATAATAGATGATTTCGCTACCAAGAAACGTAGACGTGTTCGACTTCAAATGTCAAAG GTTACTCAATGA